A genome region from Arachis duranensis cultivar V14167 chromosome 6, aradu.V14167.gnm2.J7QH, whole genome shotgun sequence includes the following:
- the LOC107493636 gene encoding uncharacterized protein LOC107493636 has product MDLTQARVARKLQLEELECLRNEAYENAQIYNEKTKAFHDHHIRKKDFQEGDEVLLYNSRLCFMPGKLYSRWEGPFKVKEIKPYGVVELFDPKSEATFKVDGHRVKKYHGYKLPKELEVFLLADAPREGEA; this is encoded by the coding sequence ATGGATTTGACCCAAGCCAGAGTAGCAAGAAAATTGCAGCTAGAGGAGCTCGAGTGTTTGAGGAACGAAGCGTATGAAAATGCCCAGATTTACAATGAAAAGACTAAAGCATTCCATGACCATCATATCCGGAAGAAGGACTTTCAAGAAGGTGATGAGGTTCTCCTCTACAATTCGAGGCTTTGTTTCATGCCTGGCAAGCTCTACTCTAGATGGGAAGGACCTTTCAAGGTGAAGGAGATAAAGCCTTATGGAGTGGTGGAGTTGTTTGATCCTAAAAGTGAAGCAACTTTCAAGGTGGATGGACATAGAGTGAAGAAGTACCATGGCTACAAGCTCCCAAAAGAGCTAGAGGTGTTCCTATTGGCGGATGCACCTAGAGAAGGAGAAGCTTGA